CACTAATTATGGTGAAATTTGAATAGGTACGTACTGATGGCTGGTCGGAAAACACCGACTGGCAGGTCTCCCGCCTCCTCCTGAATCACCTGCTCCCCCAGAGCCTTGGTGTAGGTGTACGTGTTCGGGAATCGGCCCATTAGGGCCGGTGCCATCTTGTTCACCATCTCGGTGCTGAGCGACTCGCTTATGGCGAGCACCTTGTCGAAGGGACAGGTCAGGTGCTCCGGATAGAAACGCTCTTGGATGTGGTCCACCACACAGTTGGAGAAGGCCGTCGAGATGTGGAGGAAGGCCTCAAGGCGGCGCATTTCCTTGGCCAGCTGCACCACTAGACGCACGGCGCGCGTGTTGATGTTCAACGAGTCCTGCAGTGGCTCCATGAATCTAACCGAAGCGGCTCCATGCATGAGCACCTGAACCTCTTCGGCCAGAATCCGCCGATCTCCCTCGCTGATGGCCAAGTTCAGGGCACAGCAGTCCCCCGCTATGGGAGTCACATGCTCCAATGCACGCGGCTTGTCCTTGAGCAGAAATTCAAAGATCTGCACAGAGAAAATGAAACGGTGGTGTCTACAATGGCAGTAATTAAGCAAAGACTTTTTAAGAATAAGTGGTATGAAATGAAAACTacattataaaacaaaaatgtatcaCAGAATTTTCAGCTCAATATTATCAGacattcaaataaattgtatGGTTTGAAAACCACATTCATTACAAAGTAAATGTATCACCAGCACTCACCTTATCCTTTTTCCAAGCCTCAAATCGTCCTTCCACTCTTTCTCCTCGCTTGGGTCTTACAAGGAAATATATACGCTTCACATCTGTAGCCCGCAATAACTTTTCTATGATCACTGAAAATTTTGGGATAGAACACTGCTATTATCCTTTTGTTGaccttgatttcttttttaaaaatggcgCACCTTTGCCTAGAAATCCTGTGCCTCCAGTTATAAACACTGTTTTGTCCttgtaaaaacttaaaatttcaCTCTCCATTTTGTGCTGCGAAAATGCGAAATTCACTCGGCGGATTCACTTCATCAAATAAGTAGTTTCTATTtcatttatatgtatttataccaTTTTATGCTAACCCACATATTATGTAATAGTGCAACGATATGCAAGCCGACCAGAAAATACGAATATTGCTATATGTGTGTgaataaattggaaattgtaACTACAGTGAACCTCAATCACTGCAACCAAAAGATATAAGCAATACGGCTTAGTGTATTGGAACgaggtattttttttaattaaacttgtaATATTGGTTTTGGCAAACTGAAGGAAAATTTTTTGGCAGTATTTGTTATCTTTcaagaaaatgatttttaataaacaggAAAGTTATAAAAACTATGCATAAAGAATGTATGAATCAACTAagagataaattaaaaaaaaaaacacttaaaaatcctttttttgaaaaaaagaaaagaaagaaaagccTATTTTAGGGCCATTTCAAGACCTTGACTTAGTTTATTTAagacttttatatttatttatgtgttaAAGGAATCTTAATTATTACGACTAAAACTTAAATCATGTTTTGACTCATATTTTGTggaattattgtttaaaagaatttgttaaattttaataataagtaaTTGTTTTAGAAAAGCAAAGAAGATTTTTCTACTGATAACAgtgtcaaaatattaaatttaatataaaacagtacacaaaataattaaatacatttccaTATATGTTTAAGATTGGTTTCGCTTAATGAGTTTGACCCAAAATCCTGTTTTTGGAGCCAATTGAAACCCGGAGCTGGCCAGCTCAAGTGGGATGCAGGATTTCGCGGCGGGGGCAAATCGGTAGTCCTTCAGCAAATAGTAGATGACAGCCTTTGCCTCGAGAAGAGCAAATCGGGAACCtagaagaaaaattaattattaatcaGCCAAGACTTGGCCATGGCCAAGGACGATCCATTTACCAATGCAGTTTCGTTGACCCAGGCCGAAGGGATAGTATGTGAAGGGTTGAATGGTGTCCTTGTTCTCATCGCTAAAACGTTCGGATCAAACTTCTTGGGGTTCTCAAAATACAGGGGATCACGATGGAAGCCACAGGTGGGCAGCCAGAGGACATCTCCCTTCTTAATCTCCACTTTCTGGCCATCCACCTCGTAGGTGATATCTTGTTGCACTCGCGGTCAACGGCAATTGCTGCTGGCCACTTGCGCAGCACCTCCGAGACGACCTGGTCCAGATACTTCATGCCCATGATGGCCTCGTAGGTCAGCTCCTTGCCCTCCAAGTCCGCGTCCACTTGCTGCACCTCCTCGTACAGCTTCTGCTGCACATCCTCGTTCTCCATCAACTCGTGGGCGGTGAAGCACATCAGCACAGCGGATGTCTCGAAGCCGGCAAAGAAGAACACAAAGCACTGGGCCACAATATCACGATCGCTCCATTCGCGCACCACCGTCGTCTTGGTCTTCTCCGTCTGGATGAGGCCACGCGCCTCCATTAGCATGTTGATCATGTCGGGACGGATGATGTTGTGCTCCTGTCGGTACTTCATGGCATCCAGCACCAGACGCACAAAGTACTGAGTGCTCTTTTTGTCAAAGATCTCCACTTTTAGGATCTAGAAAAGTAACGAAAAACATGAACAACATCTTCGGATAGATTTGAATGTTACACCAACCTTGTTGAGATTTTTCAATGCGAAAAACAGCATGAACTTAATGTTCTGAAGGAACGAAAATGTAGTCAACTTTTTGCCCATCTGATAGAAGGTATTCTCCCGATCCTTGAACGAGTTAACCTGCAGCCCAAAGGCCGTCGAGGCGATCACATCGTTCGTGAATCGTGTGCAGTAGTCCTTCATGTCCATGTCCGTCTCCTGAACATCCTGGTTGAGGCAGTCCACGGCCTCCTTGGCCACCTGGTTCATCAGCTGGAACATCTGACGCATTTTGCTGCCAGTAAATGCCGGGCTCAGAGTGCTCCTCATTTCCTTCCACCGCGCATCTCGCATGGAGAACAAGGAGCTGCCAAAGAGATTGCTCATGTCATGCGGATCATCATCGCTGCTGGTGGCGAACACGTTGCGATGGTTGATAAAGTGGTCAAAGTCCTTTATGGTAATCTGCTTTATAAGATCTGGGTCGCGTACCATCAATAGCGGTTGTCGCTGCTCAAAGATAccgaaaaatctaaaaacaaaaaaaaggaatcaaTGTTAATGGCCGATAAGCATTTTGGGAATCATTTACTGATACATCAAAAAGTTATTCCAGCATTGAAAGGATTAGAAAACATATACCCTtgtagctattgcaaaaattaaacattcttgaaaacattaaaataatgatttacttgcgtgtgtgcttaaatatattgaagctaagatgatttgcagctcaattattcgatagttcctatggcagctatatgatatcatTTCTCGAtctaaatacaattaaaagcgtaattctgaactgtcaaattattaaaaggtcatacaaattttttaaaaaagattacaaaatagtaaagttacatttaaaaaattttttttttaatatttttattgtttccattggagttttattttgatcaattttaaaccgtaattctaaaatatttaaccattactatatgttgaagaactaATAATACTAATGAAAAAAGGCAGAccgataattttttttcaacttctgactgaaatatAATACCCACTGCAAGATAGGTAAATTTGGTGGGTAAAACTTGCTAATCTCCATTGGATTTTTATCCGTTGACTAGTCGGCCCAATTATTGGTTAATCAAAGAGGTATTATTGgatatttaaacttattagaaataaataacagaAATTACTGCTTTTAGATGGaaacatttgtttgttttcattccGAGTAATCTTAATTAACCCACAGTATGCAAAGAGCAATTTCTTTTTGTGGCCATAGACAAAATATCTATTCTtctacaataaaaacaaaagctgtTGAACGATAtcttaaaagtaaataataagtGTTCTCgctaaagtaaacaaaaacattctttggtcaaagggtTTAAATCTTAATAGTGcccagaaaaatataaataaaatatgttaaaaatagCTTTTCGTTGTATTATAGATAAGGTTTCggtaaacatttcaaaattaatctataattaagataattaatttattatcaaAGCAGTTGGCTGGAGCTACGCtttatcaattatttttcctatCTAAATATGGGCACTGTGAGTGCAACATTTAAAGCTGTCGTGAATTCGATAAGATTAAAACAAACTCTAGAGATAAACATAGCAAATAATTCGCAAcagtaataaaattatagcCATAACTGCAAATTTTTgagataaatatttcattactTCTACGATCTTTATAACATATGTTTGAGAGCATTTGAGAGCATTTAAGAATTCGATGTTCAATAATTACTCAAACGTAGCCGCACCTACCATATAAGTAAGCTTATAGATAGAATACCGATTGCGTGACCTTGACGCCTACAATGATGAACCCCCATagatatgtacatatgcaCACAATTGCTCTAAACGGGTTTAAAGTGCAAAGTAAGCacaacaattaatttattaaattcggTTCATTGAAATCAACTCACTTGTTACTGCCGCCTTGCGTGTACAGATCACAGACTATGTCAAACATGGATTTCCGCCGCAAAAACATCTCGTACATGTTGCCAAAATACAGTATTGGCTTAGCGTATGGTAGGCCCTTATTCTTGAAGAAGTCATTGTTGGCGGTTGCCCAGCGGTAGAAGAAGCCAAAGGCGATCGCAAAGAGTGCCAGGAATTCCCACAACATGATGGAGGAGCGTTTCGGTTCGTTTGGCGATCCAAGCGTCCAGAAGATAACTAAATACGCCACAAATAACTGGGAGCGTTTTGTTTTCACTACGCAGAGCTTTCGATTGAAGCTTTGCGTTCTGTCGCTAGATGCAGCCATATGTAAGCGGCATTTGATAAAATACTTGTGTTGCCCAtcacaatatatatattcggtTTAATCGactatgtatgtatttatgaGTTGAAGCGATTATGACAAGTGCTCAGTATTTCAACAACACGAAATAAATTGGGTAAGCCGGCCGACTCCCGGGTTCACAGAAAAGTTTTGGTTAAATAGTATGGtctgaaaaaaacaaaagccaatcAATGAAAGCACATTAAACTATCAACAAATCTCTAAACTTAGCCTAAGCTCTTCAAGGTCTATTGTCTGGTTTGCATTTTAGAAGATCAGGATTGTTGTGCGTGTCTTTTACCTTTCGTTCTTTGTTTGTTCTTAACTATCTATTTTTTCTGTCTACTTTTTCAACTGCAAATCGCTTTCTTCTTCTATTGTactttcaaaaactaaaattatcaGATCCTTTAGAGGCATTAAACAGATCCTTAAAATGGGAAAGATTATTTGGACAGCATAAGCAACATCTAGTCTTTCAGGTTCATGTTTCGCTGATTATCTGCGGGCAATGCAGGTTGTCGACCTCCAAACTCAGTGCATTAATTCCTATTTCGAAGAAGTTTCTTCAGTTTCAAATTTCCATTACGATGCTAGGATATCCACCGGATTCACATGTCGGTTGAGCGCTTCGGAGCTAACAAATGGTTCAATAAAAGTTTGATGTTTAGCATACAACACACTGCACatgataaaataattgttgtttttaatatacaaatataaggTATAATCAAATATGGATTTGGGAGTACAAACGACTTAGACAAGAGTTCAACATTTAACAATCAAGGCATGTAGTGGAAAGGGCTGCAGACTCTGGGTCTCGAGAGAAGTTTGGAGCCAGCTAACATTCAAATGCCGGCAGCTGCGTCGATAGAGCGGTCTGTGataatgaaatcaaaataattaaagcacAGAAATTAAATTCGAAGAGTCACTAAACATTACCTAAGCTTTTCCAGGTGCAGGGCCTCGTTGGTATTATAAAATACTAGATTAGCTTTTCGCGTTTCGGTGGTAGAAGATCCTCCATGCTGTGCAAATTGTTCCCTTAGCTTGCTTGAATCTTTTCCCATTGTAAAGTGAGCCACTAAACCTGCGAATAGTTTGCTTTTTGAACTTGTTGGACTAGGAGTTTTTTCCTCCATCTTTGGTTCCTTTTTCACTTCTGATTTCAGCTCCTTACTGGGTTTAAAGAAGTCCTTCATCCCCTTTTGCGATGGTGACAAACTTTGATTCGCTTTTGGCTCCTTACGTTTGCTTGGCGGCGGATCTGCCTCCTCATCATCCGAACCAGTTTTTgaccttttttgttttttcactttttgtgGCGTTTTTTTCGACATTCAGCGCATCCTCATCTTTTCCACAATTGGCCAAGAGCAGATCTACGTTTACATTCTTCTTTGAGGCTTCAAACAGATCTTCCAAATGGGCCAGATCATTTGCCTCCTTTGCGGATTTATCGCTGCGCAGACGGGTAATCCTGGGGAATCGGATCGAGATGCCAGACGCCGAATGCGCCTCGGACTTGGTGAACTCTGCGCCCGTAATCTCCCATACAGGCATTTTCAGCGGATCTTTGGCCAAGACATCTGGCACCAAGGACCTACTGCACAGCAGCCAATCAGGAATCACGTTAGCATCGACACGTTCGGTCAGCTTGATCAGTGATCCGTGTACTTCCGCATTGGTGGCATCGTCCAGCCCAGAGTGCACTTTGGTCACCGTCTTCCACAAACGACCCGTCGCATCGTAGCAGCCCATGAGAAAAATGCTGAGCACGCCACCCTTTTTTCCCGATCCATACCAGGCACCAAGGACCACCAGGTCCGCTGTATCAGCCATCTTGCCATCGAAAAGGTAGTCCTTCTTGACCTTCAGCCAGTTTCGTTTGCCGGGCTGATATGTGCTGCTCGGGCTCTTTAGCACCACTCCCTCCAGATTGGCGTGCAACACCTTGGCCGTCATCATGGCCAGTTCCCTCTTGGTCTTGAGGAATTCCGACTCGGAAAGCTGTACGTGCGACTTGATGGGCTTGATATTCTGCTCGAGGATCTCACGGCGCTTACGGAATGGCCTAGAAGATAGACGATAGTTATGGCTAACAAACAATTGCAACACTTACAGCTGGGTTAGATCCTCGCCATCGTAGAGTATGCAATCGAAGACAAATAGGCACACTGCTGCATTGGCAAATGTCTGCTTCTTATGGGCACCCAATGAGCCAAACGGCAGCAGTGCTCCCGTGTCAGTGTCGACCAGTATGATCTCTGAGTCCAGGATCATTTCACCGCCTCCTGGAAAGGCGCGTGGTATGTACTCCTTTAGAGCTCTTATCTTATGATCCACCACTGGCTTCAGATTGCGGCTGAAGAACTTGAAATCGTCTCCCTGCTTGTGGATTTGAACTCGCTCTCCGTCGTATTTGATTTCGCTGTACAGGCCGGCGGGGCTCTTCTTGAATGCTTCCTCCACGGACTTGCAGGCACTGGCCAGCATAGGCGATATCGGTGTCATCACCTGAATTCCGCTCAAGTTCACCTTCTTAGCCTTCTTAGCCGGGCTAATGGCGTCCTTTTTGTTCTCCTTGCCGGCGAACTGCTGCACAATAGCCACCAAATCGCGGGAAGACTGATATGCGGGATAGGCCTCGGGGCCAAAGGCATCCAAAATGTGCCTGGCTCTCGCATTGATCCGCAGGTCGTGCTTCACCAGCCGGATGAAGGTGCGCAGATCCAGGTCGGTGGCCTTCGTGCAGAGCTCCTGCAGCAACTCGGTCTGCTCATCCTCCTTGGTGCGCTCCACCAGCTTCAGAAGCAGCTGCTCCACCTCCTGCAGGTAGAGCTTGCTGTGCGCCTGAGGCTTCAATTTCTTAGAGGCAGCAAAGTGCTTGCACAGCGTTTCCGAAACGTCTCCATCTACAAGAAACCATACATATGCTAGTTAGAATTTTACTCGTCACGACtttttacctcgttaagaggtgttattgtttgatatcagaagtttttgtttgaaatatagtCAAAGTACCCCCATATTATTAccatgatttaaaaaaaaaatattgtagctTTAACAAACTAATTTTGGACAGAATTTaactaacaagaaaggaagcaaacattggcaagccaaagtttatatacccttgcagctattccaaaaatgaaata
This genomic window from Drosophila gunungcola strain Sukarami chromosome 3R, Dgunungcola_SK_2, whole genome shotgun sequence contains:
- the LOC128252151 gene encoding LOW QUALITY PROTEIN: probable cytochrome P450 9f2 (The sequence of the model RefSeq protein was modified relative to this genomic sequence to represent the inferred CDS: inserted 1 base in 1 codon; deleted 2 bases in 1 codon); translated protein: MLWEFLALFAIAFGFFYRWATANNDFFKNKGLPYAKPILYFGNMYEMFLRRKSMFDIVCDLYTQGGSNKFFGIFEQRQPLLMVRDPDLIKQITIKDFDHFINHRNVFATSSDDDPHDMSNLFGSSLFSMRDARWKEMRSTLSPAFTGSKMRQMFQLMNQVAKEAVDCLNQDVQETDMDMKDYCTRFTNDVIASTAFGLQVNSFKDRENTFYQMGKKLTTFSFLQNIKFMLFFALKNLNKILKVEIFDKKSTQYFVRLVLDAMKYRQEHNIIRPDMINMLMEARGLIQTEKTKTTVVREWSDRDIVAQCFVFFFAGFETSAVLMCFTAHELMENEDVQQKLYEEVQQVDADLEGKELTYEAIMGMKYLDQVVSEVLRKWPAAIAVDRECNKITYEVDGQKVEIKKGDVLWLPTCGFHRDPLYFENPKKFDPXRFSDENKDTIQPFTYYPFGLGQRNCIGSRFALLEAKAVIYYLLKDYRFAPAAKSCIPLELASSGFQLAPKTGFWVKLIKRNQS
- the LOC128252146 gene encoding LOW QUALITY PROTEIN: DNA ligase 3 (The sequence of the model RefSeq protein was modified relative to this genomic sequence to represent the inferred CDS: deleted 1 base in 1 codon) — protein: MLLPKLTGQARFLTRLLSTNMAGKRMHNEDNKLDTFRRICDEIAGEPSYLKKAEKLQRFFERGTSGKGFEGDTLLWVQFLIPAANQRVYNLQNKALIKLFSRIFNASQQQMHLDLEQDGDVSETLCKHFAASKKLKPQAHSKLYLQEVEQLLLKLVERTKEDEQTELLQELCTKATDLDLRTFIRLVKHDLRINARARHILDAFGPEAYPAYQSSRDLVAIVQQFAGKENKKDAISPAKKAKKVNLSGIQVMTPISPMLASACKSVEEAFKKSPAGLYSEIKYDGERVQIHKQGDDFKFFSRNLKPVVDHKIRALKEYIPRAFPGGGEMILDSEIILVDTDTGALLPFGSLGAHKKQTFANAAVCLFVFDCILYDGEDLTQLPFRKRREILEQNIKPIKSHVQLSESEFLKTKRELAMMTAKVLHANLEGVVLKSPSSTYQPGKRNWLKVKKDYLFDGKMADTADLVVLGAWYGSGKKGGVLSIFLMGCYDATGRLWKTVTKVHSGLDDATNAEVHGSLIKLTERVDANVIPDWLLCSRSLVPDVLAKDPLKMPVWEITGAEFTKSEAHSASGISIRFPRITRLRSDKSAKEANDLAHLEDLFEASKKNVNVDLLLANCGKDEDALNSKKTPQKVKKQKRSKTGSDDEEADPPPSKRKEPKANQSLSPSQKGMKDFFKPSKELKSEVKKEPKMEEKTPSPTSSKSKLFAGLVAHFTMGKDSSKLREQFAQHGGSSTTETRKANLVFYNTNEALHLEKLRPLYRRSCRHLNVSWLQTSLETQSLQPFPLHALIVKC